The following coding sequences are from one Eulemur rufifrons isolate Redbay chromosome 13, OSU_ERuf_1, whole genome shotgun sequence window:
- the LOC138393870 gene encoding alcohol dehydrogenase 1C-like, translating into MSTAGKVIKCKAAVLWELNKPFSIEEVEVAPPKAFEVRVKMAAVGICRSDDHVVSGTIVLPLPVILGHEAAGIVESIGEGVTTVKPGDKVIPLFTPQCGKCRICKHPESNFCLKNDLAKPRGTMQDGTTRFTCRGKPVHHFLGISTFSQYTVMDENAVAKIDAAAPLEKVCLIGCGFSTGYGSAVKIAKVTQGSTCAVFGLGGVGLSVIMGCKAAGAARIIAVDINKGKFAKAKELGATECIDPQDCKKPIQEVIMEMTDGGVDFSFEVIGRHETLMAALLCCHEACGTSIIVGVPPDSQTLSMNPLLLLTGRTWKGGIFGGFKSKDSVPKLVADFMAKKFPLDPLITNVLPFEKINEGFDLLRSGKSIRTVLTF; encoded by the exons ATGAGCACAGCAGGAAAA GTGATAAAATGCAAAGCCGCTGTGCTATGGGAGCTAAACAAACCCTTTTCCAttgaggaggtggaggtggcGCCCCCTAAGGCCTTTGAAGTTCGTGTTAAG ATGGCAGCCGTAGGAATCTGTCGATCAGATGACCATGTGGTCAGCGGCACCATTGTCCTTCCTCTTCCTGTCATATTAGGTCACGAGGCAGCTGGCATCGTGGAAAGCATTGGAGAAGGGGTGACCACAGTCAAACCAG GTGATAAAGTCATCCCACTCTTTACTCCTCAGTGTGGAAAATGCAGAATTTGTAAACACCCTGAAAGCAACTTCTGCTTGAAAAACGA TCTGGCCAAGCCTCGGGGAACCATGCAGGATGGCACCACGAGGTTCACCTGCAGGGGGAAGCCCGTCCACCACTTCCTCGGCATCAGCACCTTCTCCCAGTACACCGTGATGGATGAGAATGCTGTGGCCAAGATTGATGCGGCTGCACCACTGGAGAAAGTTTGCCTCATCGGCTGTGGGTTTTCCACTGGTTATGGGTCTGCAGTCAAAATTGCCAAG GTCACCCAGGGCTCTACCTGTGCTGTGTTTGGCCTGGGAGGTGTTGGCCTGTCCGTCATCATGGGCTGTAAGGCAGCTGGAGCGGCCAGGATCATAGCCGTGGACATCAACAAAGGTAAATTTGCAAAGGCCAAAGAGTTGGGTGCCACTGAATGCATCGACCCTCAAGACTGCAAGAAACCCATCCAGGAGGTGATAATGGAGATGACCGATGGAGGTGTGGATTTTTCGTTTGAGGTCATTGGTCGGCATGAGACACTG ATGGCTGCCCTGTTATGTTGTCATGAGGCGTGTGGCACAAGCATCATTGTCGGGGTCCCTCCCGATTCTCAAACCCTCTCCATGAACCCTCTACTGCTGTTGACTGGACGCACCTGGAAAGGGGGTATTTTTGGAG GCTTTAAGAGTAAAGATTCTGTCCCCAAACTCGTGGCTGATTTTATGGCTAAGAAGTTTCCATTGGATCCATTAATAACCAATGTTTtgccttttgaaaaaataaatgaaggatttGACCTGCTTCGCTCTGGAAAGAG TATCCGCACTGTCCTGACCTTCTGA